A window of Pedococcus badiiscoriae genomic DNA:
CAGCGGCAGGCCGAGCTCGGCCGCCGTGTCGAGATCGAGAAGCACCCTCTCCATCCGGCCGGGGACGTGCGGGTCGACCAGGAGCGCCCGCTCGGCGTCCGGCGCCGCGATCCCCCCGGCCATCAGCGCCATGGCCGCCATGGCGGTGTTGACGCGGTTGAACTCCCCCGGCAGGGCGGATCGCAGGTGCAGGGTCGTCGCGCCATCGGACAGCGTGAACCGCGATGGGTCCTGCTCCCCCGCCACGACCCGCCAGTCGGCGTCCACCTCCGGCACCGACGTCAGCGTCGTGACGGGGACGGTCGCGAGCGTGGCCAGCTCGCGGCCCCACTCGTCGTCGACGCACACGATCCCGCGCCGGGAGCGCTGCGGGGTGAAGAGCTGCGCCTTGGCCAGGAAGTACTCGCGCATCGTGGAGTGGAAGTCGAGGTGGTCCTGCGAGAGGTTGGTGAACAGGGCGACGTCATAGACCACGCCGTCCACCCGGTGCTGGCTCAGGGCGTGGCTGGAGACCTCCATGACACAGGAGTCGACCCCGCGTTCGGTCATCACCGCGAGGAGGGCGTGCACCACGGTGGCCTCCGGCGTGGTGCGGACGCTCTTGACCCGTTCGTCGCCGATCCGCGTCTCGACCGTGCCGATCAGGCCGGTGGTGTGGCCGAGCGCCGTCAGCGCCGAGTCGATGAGGTATGCCGTGGTGGTCTTCCCGTTCGTCCCGGTCACCCCGTACATCCGCATGGCGAGCGTGCCCGTGCCGTAGACGAGGCAGGACACGAGTCCGACGAGGCTGCGTGGCTGCTCGACCACCACCAGGGGCAGGTCCACTCCCTCGGCGTCGAGGAGGTCCTGTCCGGCCCGGTCGGTCAGGACCGCCACCGCGCCCGCCTCGCGCGCCGCCGCGGCATACCTCGCGCCGTGGGCGTTCGCGCCGGGAAGGGCCGCGTACAGGTCACCGGCCACGACGTCCTGGGAGGACAGGCTCACGCCCGTGACCTTGCGGTCCTCACCCACGAGGGCGCCCCCGACGAGGGTGGCCACGACTGACAGCGGGGTCGCCGCAGGGGACGACGGACGGGGGGATGGCACGGACAGCGAGCCTACCGTCAGCGACTTGAGCCGGATGCGCCCGACCTGCGGTCGCGGATGACGCTGGGGTCGCTGGCGGCCGGGATCGTCGCGGGGCTGAGCTTGGCCACCGGCGACGAGGTGCCGGTCGGCGGGATCTGCAGCTCTTGCAGTGCGTAGGTCATGATGTCGTGGAACACCGGGCCGGCGACCACACCGCCGAAGTAGCCCTTGATGGGGCGCTGGATGGTCACCGCGACCACGATCTGAGGGTCGTCGGCCGGCGCGAAGCCGATGAAGCTGGCCGTCTTGCCCGAGTACCGGCCCTGCGCGGCGTCGTACCGGTCCGCGGTGCCCGTCTTGCCTGCCACGCGGTAGCCGGCGATCTTCGCCTGGGGTGCCGTCCCCTCCTTGGTGACGACCCCTTCGAGCATGTCGCGCACCTTCTGGGCCGTGTCGGGAGACACGACCGTGATGGGCGACGCCTTCGGTGCCGGGGTGAAGCCGCCACTGCCGTCGCCGACCCCCGCGATGATCCGCGGCGGGATCCGCACTCCGTCGTTGGCGATGGTCTGGAAGACCCCGGCCGCCTGGAGCGCGTTGACCGACAGGCCCTGGCCGAACAGGACGGTGTAGCGCTGGGACCCGCTCCAGCTGTTGACGTTCGACAGGAGACCGGGGCCCTCACCGGGGAAGCCCATCCCCGACGTCTGGCCGAGCCCGAACTTGCGAAAGTAGTCGTACATCGTCGCCGGCTTGACCTTCTCGCCCGCGAGGATGGTCCCGATGTTGCTGGACTGCGCGAGGACCCCCGCGAACGTGAGGTACTCCGTCGGGTGGTCGTGGCTGTCCCTGAACTCCCGGTTGTCGGCGCGGTGGATCCGGTTGGGGACCTCCACCACGGTGGACGGGGTCACGACCCCCTCCTGGATGGCCGCCGCGGCGGTCATCACCTTGCCGGTGGAGCCCGGCTCGTAGACGTCGTTGAAGGCCTTGTTGGTCCAGTTGTCGATGGACTGGCCGGGCTGGTTCGGGTCGAAGGTCGGGTAGGACGCGACGGCCAGCAGCTCGCCCGTCTTGGCGTTCTCGACGACGACGGTGCCCGACAGCGCCTGCGTCTGGATGACCTTCTGCGCCACCGCGTTCTGGGCGAACCACTGGAGGTCGGAGTCGATGGTGAGCCGGACGTCGTGGCCGGGCTGGGGGTTGATGGTCTCCTGCGGCGCGTTGGGGATGGGACGGCCGTCCTGGGACTGTTCGTAGATGGTCTTCCCGGACTTGCCCTTGAGGGTCTTGTCCATGAGGACCTCGATGCCGGACCCGGCGGTGCCGTCGGACTGGAGGAAGCCGACCAGGGCCGAGGCGGCCGTCGCGGTGGGATAGACCCGGTCCGAGGTGGCTTCGGAGTAGATGCCGTTGACGCCCAGCTCGGAGATCTTGCGCCAGTTGAGCGGGGTGACGTTCTTCTGCAGCACCCGGTACCTGGCCCGGCCGGTCAGCTCCGGGGTCAGGGTCGCGACCGGGATCCCGAGCAGGGGTGAGAGGTCCTGCGCCGCGCCGGCCACCCCGACCTTGACGCGCACCCCGTTGACCGTCTTGACGTACTGCGGCACCGCGGTCTGGTCGACGGTCACGGTCCGGCGCTCGATGCTCGAGGCCAGGATCGTGCCGTTGCGGTCGGTGATGGAGCCGCGCATGGCCGGCAGCGCCACCGTCGCCGTGCGCGAGGACTGCGCGTCCTTGGAGACGGCCGAGGCGTCAAAACCCTGCAACCGCAACAGCTGGGCGCCGAAGATGCTGAAGACGAAGAGCACGGCGATCGTCATCGTCCGCATCCGCCGACGCGGGCTCGACCCGCTGAGGTTGACGGCGCGACGCGCGGGCGGACGGGGCGGTCCGGGCGGATGGGGCGGTCGAGGCCCTCCGGGGGGCCTGCTGCTCGAGCGAGGGCCCGGCTTCGTGGCCCTGGGCGTGCGAGCGGGCGCCTCGGGGCGCGGGGCACGCGGGCCCGGCTTCGCGGCACCGGCGCGAGTCGCCGAGCCTGTGCCGGCCGCTGTGCCCTTGCCGGCCGCTGTGCCCTTGCCGGCCGGCGTGCCCGGCCGGGCCGTCGTGCCCGTGGCGCGCTGGCTCGAGGTCGCGGGGCGGCGCGGGTTTCCGGGGCGAGTGCCTCGGGTCTGCGTCACTGGGTACCTCGGTCCGTTCTGGTCGGTGCTGGCTGTGGTGCGGGTCCGCTAGTGCTTGGGCGGCACGGCACTGCGGGCCGTGCCGGGCCGGGTGGACCTGCCGGGCTTGGCCGGCTTCTTCGCCGGTGCCTTGGTCGTGGTGGTGCTGGTGGTGGTCCCGGTCTTGGCGTTGACGCTGGTCACGGTGGTCACGACCGAGCCGTCGGGCTTGGTGACCACCACGGTCGTCGTCGTCACATTCCCCTTCTTCGTGCTGGTCGTCGCCGGGCCGCCGCTCGTGGCCTGAACTGACTTCGCCGAAGTCCCCTGAGCCGCCGTGACCACGGTAAAGCCGCCGCCCTTCTTGGCCGGCTCCGCCACGCCGAGGACCTTGCCGTCCGAGAGCCGCAGGAAGGCCGCGGAGCTGGCCGGCACCATGCCGAGCTTCGTGGCCCGGGTCGCGAGGTTGGCCGGGCTGCGCTGGGCGTCGATGGCCTGCGTGAGGGCGTCCTGGGTGTCGGCGAGCTCACCGGAGGTCGACTGCAGGTTGTGCAGGGTGAACGACCCTTCGGCCATGGCCGTGTTGAGCATCAGCAGCCCGAACAGACCTGCGCAGAGCAGGACCATGCACACGGCCGCGAAGACGCCGTTGCCCGGGTGGCCGACGGCGGCGGGGACCACCTTGAGGGGTTGCTGGGGCGCGGCCCTGCGGGCAGGGGCGCGCGTGACGACCCTCGCGGTCGCCGTCTGCTGGCTCATCGGTGGGTTCCCTTCGTGGTGGCGTCAGTGGGTCGGGTGCGCTCGGCGGCGCGCAGGCGCACCGAGGCGGATCGGGGGTTGGCGGCCTGCTCCTGCGGGCTGGCCTCCTCGGCGCCGCGGGTGAGCAGGCGCAGGTATGCCGCGTGCTCGGGCAGCTCCACGGGAAGGCCCTGCGGGCTGCTTCCCTTGGCGCCGGCCGAGAGCACGCGCTTGGTGATGCGGTCCTCGAGCGAGTGGTACGACAGGACGGCGATGCGCCCTCCGACGCCCAGGGCGTCGACGGCGCGCGGCAGGGCGGCGGCCCAGACCGAGAGCTCGGCGTTGACCTCGATGCGCAGGGCCTGGAAGGTGCGCTTGCCGGGGTGTCCCCCGCTCTTCTGCGAGGCGGCCGGGACGACCTTCTTGAGCAGCTCGACGAGGCGGCCCGAGGTGGTGAACGGCGCCTCGTCGCGCTCGCGGACGATGGCGCCGGCGATCTTGCGCGCGAACCGCTCCTCGCCGAACTCGCGCAGCAGCGTCTCGAGGGCGGCGGCGTCGTAGGTGTTGAGGACCTCGGCGGCAGTCAGGCCGGTGGACTGGTCCATCCGCATGTCCAGCGGGGCGTCCTGGCTGTAGGAGAACCCGCGGTCGGCTTCGTCGAGCTGGAGAGAGGAGACCCCCAGGTCGTA
This region includes:
- a CDS encoding UDP-N-acetylmuramoyl-L-alanyl-D-glutamate--2,6-diaminopimelate ligase, producing MPSPRPSSPAATPLSVVATLVGGALVGEDRKVTGVSLSSQDVVAGDLYAALPGANAHGARYAAAAREAGAVAVLTDRAGQDLLDAEGVDLPLVVVEQPRSLVGLVSCLVYGTGTLAMRMYGVTGTNGKTTTAYLIDSALTALGHTTGLIGTVETRIGDERVKSVRTTPEATVVHALLAVMTERGVDSCVMEVSSHALSQHRVDGVVYDVALFTNLSQDHLDFHSTMREYFLAKAQLFTPQRSRRGIVCVDDEWGRELATLATVPVTTLTSVPEVDADWRVVAGEQDPSRFTLSDGATTLHLRSALPGEFNRVNTAMAAMALMAGGIAAPDAERALLVDPHVPGRMERVLLDLDTAAELGLPLVVVDYAHSPDAVAAALKALRPQTAGSLVVVLGAGGDRDRGKRGAMGAAAASNADLVVVTDDNPRSEDPAVIRAAVLDGARGHATAIATGGALREVAGRAEAITVAVRAAHDAGPGSVVAIVGKGHETGQEIAGTVHPFDDREQARRALDELVAEGPRAGGAGR
- a CDS encoding peptidoglycan D,D-transpeptidase FtsI family protein produces the protein MTIAVLFVFSIFGAQLLRLQGFDASAVSKDAQSSRTATVALPAMRGSITDRNGTILASSIERRTVTVDQTAVPQYVKTVNGVRVKVGVAGAAQDLSPLLGIPVATLTPELTGRARYRVLQKNVTPLNWRKISELGVNGIYSEATSDRVYPTATAASALVGFLQSDGTAGSGIEVLMDKTLKGKSGKTIYEQSQDGRPIPNAPQETINPQPGHDVRLTIDSDLQWFAQNAVAQKVIQTQALSGTVVVENAKTGELLAVASYPTFDPNQPGQSIDNWTNKAFNDVYEPGSTGKVMTAAAAIQEGVVTPSTVVEVPNRIHRADNREFRDSHDHPTEYLTFAGVLAQSSNIGTILAGEKVKPATMYDYFRKFGLGQTSGMGFPGEGPGLLSNVNSWSGSQRYTVLFGQGLSVNALQAAGVFQTIANDGVRIPPRIIAGVGDGSGGFTPAPKASPITVVSPDTAQKVRDMLEGVVTKEGTAPQAKIAGYRVAGKTGTADRYDAAQGRYSGKTASFIGFAPADDPQIVVAVTIQRPIKGYFGGVVAGPVFHDIMTYALQELQIPPTGTSSPVAKLSPATIPAASDPSVIRDRRSGASGSSR
- the rsmH gene encoding 16S rRNA (cytosine(1402)-N(4))-methyltransferase RsmH — its product is MNARGMAADRHIPVLRDRIVDLLAPALTAPGAVYLDGTLGMGGHAAAILERCPGAHVVGIDRDREALALAAERLAPYAAQVTFVHAVYDEVPRALAEAGVDHIDAALYDLGVSSLQLDEADRGFSYSQDAPLDMRMDQSTGLTAAEVLNTYDAAALETLLREFGEERFARKIAGAIVRERDEAPFTTSGRLVELLKKVVPAASQKSGGHPGKRTFQALRIEVNAELSVWAAALPRAVDALGVGGRIAVLSYHSLEDRITKRVLSAGAKGSSPQGLPVELPEHAAYLRLLTRGAEEASPQEQAANPRSASVRLRAAERTRPTDATTKGTHR